A DNA window from Desulfovibrio intestinalis contains the following coding sequences:
- the secA gene encoding preprotein translocase subunit SecA produces the protein MFGFLFKKIFGSKNERYLRRLRPQVQRINALEPQMQELADEDFAARILQYKKAVQEEGQSLDALLPEVFALVREASRRVLGMRHYDVQLIGGMVLHKGKIAEMKTGEGKTLVATLPVVLNALSGKGVHVVTVNDYLAKRDSAWMGQLYGFLGLSTGVIVHGLDDDERKQQYAADITYGTNNEFGFDYLRDNMKFYGHQLVQRGHNYAIVDEVDSILIDEARTPLIISGASDESVGYYRVVDEIVCKLQPEHYTVDEKARTAMLTDEGVAYCEEMLKLDNLFDPANITAQHHVMQSLKAHQIFKRDVDYIVQEDQVVIVDEFTGRLMAGRRYSDGLHQALEAKEGVTIAAENQTLASITFQNYFRLYEKLSGMTGTADTEAVEFHQIYNLEVLSIPSNRPMVRKDYPDLIYRSRQEKFDAIVEAIAELHKNRQPVLVGTISIETSEMLSHRLSKLGIPHNVLNAKQHEKEAEIVAQAGQAGKVTIATNMAGRGTDIVLGEEVVDLGGLHILGTERHESRRIDNQLRGRSGRQGDPGSSRFYLSLEDDLMRLFGSDRIKGLMEKLGLRDGEAIENAMVTRAVEGAQKRVEAHHFEIRKTLLDYDNVMNQQREVIYALRRELMVEEDLDPVLDEFMNDVLDDVYSALDSVPVDDQDGVRHAAFSRLRDVFNLDRVLPENARLPEREECGPLVHKILEDLKAETSDSYRDIQRYFMLEELDRCWKEHLRNMDALRDGIGLRGYGQRDPKLEYKREGFELFQAMLFQIRENVFRALTRIRVAPAEPIVDAIEVAPEAAEPQGQPLAREFRHREDTSQLSYSGGGESAEASNTPAKAAPRIGRNDPCPCGSGRKYKKCCGVDK, from the coding sequence ATGTTCGGCTTTCTTTTCAAGAAAATCTTCGGCAGCAAAAACGAACGTTATTTGCGCCGTCTGCGCCCCCAAGTACAGCGTATCAATGCCTTGGAACCACAAATGCAAGAACTGGCGGACGAGGACTTTGCCGCCCGCATACTTCAGTACAAAAAGGCCGTTCAGGAAGAAGGCCAGAGTCTGGACGCCCTGCTGCCCGAAGTTTTTGCTCTGGTGCGCGAGGCCTCGCGCCGTGTGCTGGGCATGCGTCACTATGACGTGCAGCTCATAGGCGGCATGGTTCTGCACAAGGGCAAGATCGCCGAAATGAAGACAGGTGAAGGTAAAACCCTTGTGGCTACCCTGCCCGTGGTGCTCAACGCCCTGTCTGGCAAGGGCGTGCATGTGGTCACGGTCAACGACTACCTCGCCAAACGTGACTCGGCCTGGATGGGCCAGTTGTACGGATTTTTAGGTTTGTCCACGGGCGTTATCGTCCACGGCCTCGATGATGACGAGCGCAAGCAGCAGTATGCCGCCGACATCACTTACGGCACCAACAACGAATTCGGCTTCGACTACCTGCGCGACAACATGAAGTTCTACGGGCATCAGCTGGTACAGCGCGGCCACAATTACGCCATTGTGGACGAAGTGGACTCCATTCTTATTGACGAAGCCAGAACCCCGCTCATCATTTCTGGCGCCTCCGACGAATCTGTGGGCTACTACCGCGTTGTGGACGAAATTGTCTGCAAGCTTCAGCCCGAGCATTATACTGTGGACGAAAAAGCCCGCACCGCCATGCTTACTGATGAAGGCGTGGCCTACTGCGAAGAGATGCTCAAGCTCGACAACCTCTTTGACCCCGCCAATATTACGGCGCAGCATCACGTGATGCAGTCGCTCAAGGCGCACCAGATATTCAAGCGTGATGTGGACTACATCGTGCAGGAAGATCAGGTGGTCATTGTTGACGAATTCACGGGCCGCCTCATGGCGGGCCGCCGCTACTCCGACGGCCTGCATCAGGCTCTGGAGGCCAAGGAAGGCGTGACCATCGCCGCTGAAAACCAGACGCTGGCCTCCATCACGTTCCAGAACTACTTTCGCCTGTACGAAAAACTTTCGGGCATGACCGGTACGGCTGATACCGAAGCCGTGGAATTTCACCAGATTTACAATCTGGAAGTTCTTTCCATTCCGTCAAACCGCCCGATGGTGCGTAAAGACTATCCTGACCTGATCTACCGCAGCCGTCAGGAAAAATTCGACGCCATTGTGGAAGCCATTGCCGAGCTGCACAAAAACCGTCAGCCCGTGCTTGTGGGCACCATTTCCATTGAAACGTCCGAAATGCTTTCACACCGTTTGAGCAAGCTTGGCATTCCCCACAATGTGCTCAACGCCAAGCAGCATGAAAAAGAAGCGGAAATCGTGGCCCAGGCTGGTCAGGCCGGCAAGGTCACCATCGCCACCAACATGGCCGGGCGTGGAACGGACATTGTGCTGGGCGAAGAAGTGGTAGACCTGGGCGGTCTGCACATTCTTGGCACTGAAAGGCACGAAAGCCGCCGTATCGACAACCAGCTGCGCGGCCGTTCCGGCCGTCAGGGCGACCCCGGCTCCTCGCGTTTCTATCTGTCGCTTGAAGACGACCTCATGCGTCTCTTCGGTTCTGACCGCATCAAGGGCCTCATGGAAAAGCTGGGCCTGCGCGACGGCGAAGCCATTGAAAACGCAATGGTCACCCGCGCGGTTGAAGGCGCGCAAAAGCGCGTTGAAGCGCACCATTTTGAAATCCGCAAAACCCTGCTGGATTATGACAACGTCATGAACCAGCAGCGTGAAGTTATCTACGCGCTGCGCCGTGAACTGATGGTCGAGGAAGATCTTGACCCCGTCTTGGACGAATTCATGAACGACGTGCTGGACGATGTTTACAGCGCGCTGGACAGCGTGCCCGTGGACGATCAGGACGGCGTGCGCCACGCGGCCTTTTCCCGCCTTCGCGACGTGTTCAACCTTGACCGTGTGCTGCCTGAAAACGCCCGCCTGCCCGAACGCGAAGAATGCGGCCCCCTGGTTCACAAAATTCTGGAAGACCTCAAGGCAGAAACCAGCGACAGCTACCGTGATATCCAGCGCTACTTCATGCTGGAAGAACTTGACCGCTGCTGGAAGGAACATTTGCGCAATATGGACGCCCTGCGCGACGGCATTGGCCTGCGCGGTTACGGCCAGCGCGACCCCAAGCTGGAATACAAGCGTGAGGGTTTTGAGCTGTTCCAGGCCATGCTCTTCCAGATTCGCGAAAACGTCTTCCGCGCTCTTACCAGAATTCGCGTAGCGCCAGCCGAACCGATTGTGGACGCCATTGAAGTGGCTCCTGAAGCCGCCGAACCCCAGGGTCAGCCTTTGGCGCGTGAATTCCGCCATAGGGAAGACACCAGCCAGCTCTCCTACTCCGGCGGCGGCGAATCCGCAGAGGCGTCCAATACTCCTGCCAAGGCTGCGCCCCGCATAGGCCGCAACGACCCCTGCCCCTGCGGCAGCGGCAGAAAATACAAAAAGTGCTGCGGCGTGGACAAATAA
- a CDS encoding MAP7 domain-containing protein: MAHLSQLLSRLPDTQDMRMSTMGHVVWVCWHGKLAPAVGQTLLNYGGMLVGEEEEQALWFFFTDDVFLALARLMVWGNFNELPVSIELFPGRLQFGRKRDVSLLLDAALQAQEMLVRDSLEVWVHPKSREGKKNLPGIDFERSPGRQGMSPVDWATMLVDVRMPYASTQAWFAILHPLGSPLDKAFQSGWSSMFKKIEVLLQRLKIKSIVSGSFVMLAVDNLLMLRTFLRDYLHSFDKENGEGGACWPCVCVVADRNNLNFNSDLPKKIGLQWDNLMPDFPYLSYRNAYLLGEGFTVRDLRYTGEQMSMDSWCNVLLDENSLSERSIPLLMPSQLTGGDTAETGCFYCGIHSHTAVLCPTRFCQPSPQDLWEKVGGLDLDAINEGFRHIEQVLTAQGVAGYDTLLAEDSDAALVLQGVLDINGPCQLRNVPRHWLYRMREPEFDETPPARDDSPAWDLLDKLAATPPEGLTDLEKKITQAISRHQRDSRLRMVLGFCHVQRHDFARASSAFGEAAMLAPSPMLQAWNEFLQARLEEEQGHFGAAIEQYGQIWRVMPQWQDVRYREIVCKVKMGFAEAVLDALVKLIREDSTYFNRVLVDPALERGRLLILSSLYDLWAEAKKKAEADGAAITALDSRLNDWFPPEHPVQLQLGAKVRQLEKLANTNNYIAYLKVVEVRPVLEKELEECINHEVEELRNKYKYYLDIIQEVRDEASWFPFPTALRDFSRDFNESAGIINRAFSCNFKEAAAFKRTQADTPRLAELLRNLRKRLQFLRMVRDGTLFGLTMGKTFLWLEIVGLLLCFIGVPVVVFWGDSLRLGWLREILGDDQWSIQKVLILIVSVVAFGLAALRTTLVFDGKREKLLEQARVQREQAQQARLERVKRQRRAEEEKARRSREAVAAREAQRKLKERQGA; encoded by the coding sequence ATGGCCCATCTATCACAGTTATTGTCCCGTCTTCCTGACACTCAAGACATGCGCATGAGCACGATGGGGCATGTTGTCTGGGTTTGCTGGCATGGCAAACTGGCCCCGGCTGTAGGGCAGACCCTGCTTAACTACGGCGGCATGCTGGTGGGCGAAGAAGAAGAGCAGGCCCTGTGGTTCTTCTTTACTGACGATGTTTTTCTGGCCTTGGCCCGGCTTATGGTCTGGGGTAATTTTAATGAACTTCCTGTCAGTATTGAGCTTTTTCCTGGCAGATTGCAGTTCGGCCGCAAGCGCGATGTAAGCCTGCTGCTGGACGCTGCGCTTCAGGCGCAGGAAATGCTGGTGCGCGACAGCCTTGAAGTATGGGTGCACCCCAAGAGCCGCGAAGGCAAAAAAAATCTTCCCGGCATTGATTTTGAGCGCAGCCCTGGCCGTCAGGGCATGAGCCCTGTGGACTGGGCCACCATGCTGGTAGACGTGCGCATGCCCTATGCTTCCACGCAGGCGTGGTTTGCCATTCTGCATCCCTTGGGCAGCCCGCTGGACAAGGCCTTCCAGAGTGGCTGGAGCTCCATGTTCAAAAAAATCGAGGTGCTGCTGCAGCGGCTCAAGATTAAATCTATCGTCAGCGGCTCTTTTGTGATGCTGGCTGTGGACAATCTGTTGATGCTGCGCACGTTTTTACGCGACTATCTGCACAGTTTCGATAAAGAAAACGGAGAAGGCGGCGCGTGCTGGCCCTGCGTTTGCGTGGTGGCTGACCGCAATAATTTGAATTTCAACAGTGATTTGCCCAAGAAGATCGGCTTGCAGTGGGATAACCTCATGCCGGACTTCCCCTACCTGAGCTACCGCAACGCCTATCTGCTCGGCGAAGGGTTCACTGTGCGCGACCTGCGCTACACTGGCGAACAGATGAGCATGGACAGCTGGTGCAATGTTCTTCTGGATGAGAACAGCCTCAGCGAGCGCTCCATACCGCTGCTCATGCCTTCGCAGCTGACAGGCGGCGATACTGCCGAAACTGGTTGCTTTTACTGCGGTATTCACAGTCACACTGCTGTACTGTGCCCCACGCGTTTCTGCCAGCCCAGCCCCCAGGATCTGTGGGAAAAGGTGGGCGGTCTTGATCTGGACGCCATTAACGAGGGTTTCCGGCATATCGAGCAGGTGCTCACGGCGCAAGGCGTGGCGGGCTATGACACACTGCTGGCCGAAGACAGCGATGCGGCGCTTGTGTTGCAGGGGGTGCTGGACATCAACGGCCCGTGCCAGTTGCGCAATGTGCCCCGGCACTGGCTGTACCGCATGCGCGAACCCGAGTTTGATGAAACTCCTCCGGCCCGTGACGATAGCCCTGCCTGGGACTTGCTGGACAAACTGGCTGCCACCCCGCCCGAGGGACTGACTGACCTTGAAAAAAAGATTACCCAGGCCATAAGCCGGCACCAGCGCGACTCGCGCTTGCGCATGGTTTTGGGGTTTTGTCATGTGCAGCGGCACGACTTTGCCCGCGCTTCCAGCGCCTTTGGCGAAGCAGCCATGCTCGCGCCTTCCCCAATGCTGCAAGCCTGGAACGAATTTTTACAGGCCAGGCTGGAAGAAGAGCAGGGGCATTTTGGCGCGGCCATTGAGCAATACGGGCAGATATGGCGTGTCATGCCTCAGTGGCAGGACGTTCGCTACCGCGAAATAGTGTGCAAGGTCAAAATGGGCTTTGCTGAAGCGGTACTGGATGCGTTGGTCAAACTTATTCGCGAAGATTCAACGTATTTCAACCGGGTTCTGGTGGACCCGGCTCTGGAGCGGGGGCGGCTGCTTATCCTTTCCTCCCTGTATGACTTGTGGGCCGAAGCCAAAAAGAAGGCCGAGGCTGACGGCGCGGCCATTACCGCGCTTGACTCACGGCTCAACGACTGGTTTCCGCCAGAGCATCCCGTGCAGTTGCAGCTTGGGGCAAAGGTGCGGCAACTGGAAAAGCTCGCCAACACCAATAACTACATTGCCTATCTCAAGGTTGTGGAAGTGCGGCCAGTTCTGGAAAAAGAACTGGAGGAATGCATAAACCACGAAGTTGAAGAACTGCGCAATAAATATAAATATTACCTCGATATTATTCAGGAAGTCAGAGACGAAGCCTCATGGTTTCCTTTTCCCACTGCCTTGCGTGATTTCAGTCGTGACTTCAACGAGAGTGCGGGCATCATCAACCGGGCCTTTTCCTGCAACTTTAAAGAAGCCGCTGCTTTTAAACGCACGCAAGCCGATACGCCACGTCTGGCGGAACTGCTGCGCAATCTTCGCAAACGGCTGCAATTTTTGCGCATGGTGCGCGATGGTACCCTGTTTGGCCTTACTATGGGCAAAACCTTTTTGTGGCTGGAAATCGTAGGTCTGCTGCTTTGCTTTATCGGCGTGCCTGTTGTGGTTTTCTGGGGTGACAGTTTGCGCCTGGGCTGGTTGCGCGAAATTTTGGGCGACGACCAGTGGTCCATACAAAAAGTGCTCATCCTCATTGTGTCTGTGGTAGCTTTTGGTCTTGCGGCCTTGCGCACTACCCTTGTTTTTGACGGCAAGCGCGAAAAATTGCTGGAACAGGCAAGGGTGCAACGGGAACAGGCCCAGCAGGCACGGCTTGAGCGTGTAAAAAGACAGCGCCGGGCCGAAGAAGAAAAAGCCCGCCGAAGCCGGGAAGCCGTTGCCGCCCGCGAGGCGCAGCGCAAGCTGAAAGAGCGGCAGGGGGCATAA
- the mdlC gene encoding benzoylformate decarboxylase, with protein MAETIRQVTFNLLRKLELTTIFGNPGSTEETFLKNFPKDFRYIQVLQEASAVGAADGYAQATRRPALVNLHTSAGVCNAMSNILSASMNKTPLIITAGNQTREMLLMEPWLTNVQPAELPKPWVKWSYEPVRAEDVPAAIMQAYAMALQPPAGPVFLSIPLDDWDKPAKSEAILRSVTRRIGPDPARIDEFAALLSAARNPVLVYGAAIARGNGWQQAVDLAEKLGAPVWAAPATERPPFPESHPLYAGTLPFAAAPLAKKLEGHDVAIVIGAPVFRYYPYVPGPYIPEGLRLLHISDDPSETGRAPVGDSMLSDPVLALEALAARVHPRDTRPAPAHAAPVKQTTAAHDTSGLLTPRELYTALREAAPAEAVLVAETPSNLGALRKVWTINTPDSFYTFASGSLGWGLPASVGIALAERDSKRNRPVVAVIGDGSMQYSIQGLWTAAQHGLPVLFVIPRNGQYAILKSFAALENTPGVPGLDLPGLDIVSLAKGYGCEAVRAETAEDVRKACAQALTRPGPTVLEVPISPVIPPLI; from the coding sequence ATGGCTGAAACCATCCGCCAGGTTACCTTCAATCTCTTACGCAAGCTTGAACTCACCACCATATTCGGCAACCCCGGATCCACTGAAGAAACATTCCTTAAAAATTTTCCAAAAGACTTTCGCTACATACAGGTACTTCAAGAAGCATCCGCCGTGGGAGCCGCTGACGGCTATGCCCAGGCCACGCGCAGGCCAGCCCTGGTAAATCTGCACACATCGGCAGGCGTGTGCAATGCCATGAGCAATATTCTTTCGGCTAGCATGAACAAAACCCCGCTTATCATCACAGCGGGCAACCAGACCCGCGAAATGCTCCTTATGGAACCGTGGCTCACCAACGTGCAGCCTGCTGAACTGCCCAAGCCCTGGGTAAAGTGGAGCTACGAGCCGGTGCGGGCCGAGGACGTTCCGGCGGCTATCATGCAGGCCTACGCGATGGCTTTGCAGCCCCCGGCAGGCCCGGTGTTTCTGTCCATTCCCCTTGACGATTGGGACAAACCCGCCAAAAGCGAAGCCATTCTGCGCAGCGTCACCCGCCGCATTGGGCCTGACCCGGCGCGCATTGACGAGTTTGCCGCCTTACTGTCGGCGGCCCGAAACCCCGTTCTTGTTTATGGTGCGGCCATTGCGCGGGGCAACGGCTGGCAGCAGGCCGTGGATCTGGCTGAAAAACTTGGTGCTCCCGTGTGGGCCGCACCCGCCACGGAACGTCCGCCTTTTCCTGAAAGCCACCCCTTGTATGCCGGGACGCTTCCCTTTGCGGCCGCCCCTCTGGCCAAAAAACTTGAGGGGCACGACGTGGCTATCGTCATAGGCGCTCCCGTTTTTCGTTATTATCCCTATGTGCCCGGACCATACATTCCTGAAGGTCTGCGCCTTTTGCACATCTCTGACGATCCCAGTGAAACAGGGCGTGCCCCGGTGGGCGACAGCATGCTCAGCGACCCGGTGCTGGCGCTGGAGGCTCTTGCGGCCCGCGTGCATCCCAGAGATACCCGCCCTGCCCCGGCGCACGCCGCCCCGGTAAAACAAACCACAGCAGCGCACGATACAAGCGGCCTGCTGACCCCACGGGAACTCTACACAGCCCTGCGCGAAGCCGCGCCCGCCGAAGCGGTTCTTGTGGCCGAAACGCCCTCCAACCTTGGGGCTCTGCGGAAAGTATGGACCATCAACACCCCTGATTCCTTCTATACGTTCGCCAGCGGCAGTCTGGGCTGGGGTTTGCCCGCCAGTGTGGGCATTGCCCTGGCCGAACGTGACAGCAAACGCAACCGTCCCGTTGTGGCCGTCATAGGCGACGGGTCCATGCAGTACTCCATCCAGGGACTCTGGACTGCGGCACAGCACGGCCTGCCCGTGCTTTTTGTCATTCCCAGAAACGGACAGTACGCCATACTCAAGTCCTTTGCCGCGCTTGAAAATACCCCCGGGGTGCCGGGGCTTGATTTGCCGGGGCTTGATATTGTCTCACTCGCCAAAGGATACGGCTGCGAGGCTGTTCGCGCGGAAACGGCAGAGGATGTGCGCAAGGCTTGCGCTCAAGCCTTGACCCGCCCCGGCCCCACGGTGCTGGAAGTGCCCATTTCACCCGTGATTCCTCCTCTGATTTAA
- the gcvH gene encoding glycine cleavage system protein GcvH, producing MATNPTDLLYSKSHEWLRLEGDEAVVGITHFAQESLGDITYVELPLVGDEVSEEGEFGSVESVKAASDLVSPVSGSVVGINTALEQAPEKCNGDPYGEGWLMRVKYSRKPEGLMDAAAYEAFCATEGH from the coding sequence ATGGCTACCAATCCCACGGATCTGTTGTACAGCAAGAGTCACGAATGGCTGCGTCTTGAAGGCGACGAGGCAGTGGTGGGCATCACCCACTTTGCCCAGGAATCCCTTGGCGACATCACTTATGTGGAATTGCCCCTGGTGGGCGACGAAGTGAGCGAAGAAGGGGAGTTCGGCTCCGTTGAGTCCGTCAAGGCTGCCAGCGATCTGGTTTCTCCGGTCAGCGGCAGTGTTGTAGGCATCAATACCGCTCTGGAGCAGGCCCCGGAAAAATGCAACGGCGATCCCTACGGTGAAGGCTGGCTCATGCGCGTCAAGTATTCCCGCAAACCTGAAGGCCTTATGGATGCGGCTGCCTACGAAGCTTTTTGCGCCACTGAAGGGCACTAG
- the gcvPA gene encoding aminomethyl-transferring glycine dehydrogenase subunit GcvPA, whose amino-acid sequence MPYIPHTQEELHEMLSVVGVRDLDGLFADIPPEMRPKQFNLPKGQSEAAVCAYFEGLAAKNCPDIMSFLGAGYYAHDIPKAVDALSGRSEFYTSYTPYQPECSQGTLQAIFEFQTAVSRLMGMDCANASVYDGGSAIFEAAMMAVRATRHRVLVVDEAVNPIWRVMLASYISSLDLELKTVKQEKGVSRLDALMAAIDDTTAAVIVQNPNFFGAVADYTQVFAKAREHKAFGVISVYPVMQSVLKTPGEMGADVAVAEGQSLGMPLSFGGPYLGIMTCRKEHIRQFPGRIVGRTNDLDGKTGYVLTLQAREQHIRRAKATSNICSNQALCALRSLIYMSLLGPCGLTRLAENNMALTRYAVERLTAIKGIELLNDAPYGNEVALRLPMPAQSLVDALAAHGCVPGYPLGRYYPGMENVLLLACTERNSRQQIGMLAETVGGLL is encoded by the coding sequence ATGCCATATATCCCCCATACGCAGGAAGAGTTGCACGAGATGCTCTCCGTGGTTGGGGTGCGCGATCTGGACGGCCTTTTTGCCGATATTCCTCCGGAAATGCGCCCCAAACAGTTCAATCTGCCCAAAGGTCAGTCCGAAGCCGCAGTTTGCGCCTACTTTGAAGGGCTGGCCGCCAAAAACTGTCCAGATATCATGTCCTTCCTTGGCGCGGGCTATTACGCCCACGACATTCCCAAGGCTGTGGACGCGCTTTCTGGCCGTAGCGAGTTTTATACCTCCTACACGCCCTACCAGCCGGAATGCTCACAGGGCACTCTTCAGGCTATTTTTGAGTTTCAGACTGCCGTAAGCCGCCTCATGGGCATGGACTGCGCCAATGCCTCTGTCTATGACGGCGGTTCCGCCATTTTTGAAGCGGCCATGATGGCTGTTCGCGCCACCCGCCACCGCGTGCTGGTGGTAGACGAAGCCGTCAACCCCATCTGGCGGGTCATGCTGGCTTCCTACATTTCCAGCCTTGATCTTGAACTCAAGACCGTGAAACAGGAAAAGGGCGTGAGCCGTCTTGACGCACTCATGGCTGCCATTGACGACACCACTGCAGCCGTCATTGTGCAGAACCCCAACTTCTTCGGCGCTGTGGCCGATTACACCCAGGTGTTCGCCAAAGCTCGTGAACACAAGGCATTCGGCGTTATTTCCGTTTACCCGGTCATGCAGTCGGTGCTGAAAACTCCTGGTGAAATGGGTGCAGACGTTGCCGTGGCCGAAGGGCAGAGCCTCGGCATGCCCCTTTCGTTCGGCGGCCCCTATCTGGGCATCATGACCTGCCGCAAAGAGCACATCCGCCAGTTCCCTGGCCGCATTGTGGGCCGCACCAACGATCTTGACGGCAAGACCGGATACGTGCTCACCCTGCAAGCTCGCGAGCAGCATATCCGCCGTGCCAAAGCCACGTCGAACATCTGCTCCAACCAGGCCCTGTGCGCCTTGCGCTCCCTTATCTACATGTCGCTGCTTGGCCCCTGCGGCCTCACGCGGCTGGCGGAAAACAACATGGCGCTTACCCGCTATGCAGTGGAACGCCTTACCGCCATCAAGGGCATCGAACTGCTCAACGACGCGCCTTACGGCAACGAAGTGGCCCTGCGCCTGCCCATGCCTGCGCAGTCGCTGGTAGATGCTCTGGCGGCGCACGGATGCGTGCCCGGCTATCCTCTTGGCCGATACTATCCCGGTATGGAAAACGTGTTGCTGCTGGCCTGCACAGAACGCAACAGCCGTCAGCAGATCGGCATGCTGGCCGAAACCGTGGGAGGTCTGTTGTGA
- a CDS encoding DVU0772 family protein produces MSQLKDFALFDIDWNLTPEHAVTMYLEWGNNDWHSEYPPVRSKEDVAHYFVVDSWQSPPMVRLVRRNSERADDLISLPLPTNLMEDFRKEHGDWRGISTPTPEVKSWLKHELGEE; encoded by the coding sequence ATGTCGCAATTAAAGGACTTCGCACTTTTTGATATAGACTGGAATCTGACCCCCGAACATGCTGTAACCATGTATCTTGAGTGGGGCAATAACGATTGGCATTCGGAGTATCCTCCGGTTCGCTCCAAGGAAGACGTGGCCCACTACTTTGTGGTCGACAGCTGGCAGAGCCCGCCTATGGTGCGACTGGTGCGACGTAACTCCGAAAGGGCCGATGACCTTATCAGCCTGCCCCTGCCTACAAACCTGATGGAAGATTTCCGCAAGGAGCATGGCGACTGGCGCGGCATCAGCACTCCAACCCCTGAAGTAAAGTCCTGGCTCAAGCACGAGCTTGGGGAGGAATAA
- a CDS encoding molybdenum cofactor biosynthesis protein MoaE translates to MDINKTLQELKARPGFADHVGMMLVHNGVVRGWSRNDHAPVSAVHITPDREKMTAIVHEMEQRPGIFAIVADAEEGLLKPGDDVLFLVVAGDIRENVKAVFAELLDRIKAEAVIKQEHLQA, encoded by the coding sequence ATGGATATTAACAAAACTCTTCAGGAACTCAAAGCCCGTCCCGGCTTCGCCGATCACGTGGGCATGATGCTGGTTCACAACGGCGTGGTACGGGGCTGGTCCCGTAATGACCATGCGCCTGTCAGTGCGGTGCACATCACTCCTGACAGGGAAAAAATGACTGCCATTGTGCACGAAATGGAGCAGCGCCCCGGCATTTTCGCCATTGTTGCCGACGCCGAGGAAGGCTTGCTCAAACCCGGCGACGACGTGCTCTTTCTGGTAGTGGCCGGCGACATACGCGAAAACGTCAAGGCCGTCTTTGCCGAACTGCTGGACAGAATCAAGGCTGAAGCCGTTATCAAGCAGGAACATCTGCAAGCCTGA
- the gcvPB gene encoding aminomethyl-transferring glycine dehydrogenase subunit GcvPB yields the protein MKTIFAKSVPGRSAFCIESEAPKAADMLPAGLLRKEEPRLPQCSELDVVRHFTGLSKLNYCVDANFYPLGSCTMKYNPKFTEYVASLPGFTRLHPMLAQMGRSVGCTQGALECLYQAENMLCELTGMKAFTLQPMAGANGEFVGVKLIAAYHKAKGRNPKKMLIPDAAHGTNPASAALAGFEAINIESRDGMVDPDAIVAAIQKYGDDVAGLMMTCPNTLGLMEVHLPRIVAELRKIDALLYYDGANMNAIMGKMRVGDVGFDVVHLNVHKTLSTPHGGGGPGAGPVGVSECLVPFLPAPRVRKGQDGAFYLDYDVPQSIGYMGPFYGSFGIMVRALAYMLRLGAEGLTRASEYAVLNANYLKKRLEKTLDIPYANRLCAHEFVASAPEGTRALDIAKALLDRGFHAPTIYFPLIVHECLMAEPTETESKETLDSFVQALQDIMLQARSNPQALLDAPVTLPARRMDETAAARNMILTEDMG from the coding sequence GTGAAAACCATCTTCGCAAAATCCGTGCCCGGTCGCAGCGCCTTTTGTATAGAATCCGAAGCCCCCAAGGCTGCGGACATGCTGCCTGCGGGCCTGCTGCGCAAGGAAGAACCCCGTCTGCCCCAGTGCTCTGAACTGGACGTGGTGCGTCATTTTACCGGTCTTTCCAAACTCAACTATTGTGTGGACGCCAATTTTTATCCCCTTGGCTCCTGCACAATGAAATACAACCCCAAGTTTACGGAATACGTGGCCTCGCTGCCCGGCTTCACGCGCCTGCACCCCATGCTGGCGCAAATGGGCCGCAGCGTCGGTTGCACGCAGGGTGCGCTTGAATGCCTTTATCAGGCTGAAAACATGCTTTGCGAACTGACCGGTATGAAGGCCTTCACCCTGCAGCCTATGGCAGGAGCCAACGGCGAATTTGTGGGCGTCAAGCTCATCGCCGCCTACCACAAGGCCAAGGGGCGCAATCCCAAAAAGATGCTCATTCCCGATGCCGCTCACGGCACCAACCCCGCTTCGGCGGCGCTGGCGGGTTTTGAGGCCATCAATATTGAATCCCGCGACGGCATGGTAGACCCGGATGCCATTGTGGCGGCCATACAGAAGTACGGCGACGATGTGGCTGGTCTCATGATGACCTGCCCCAACACCCTGGGCCTTATGGAAGTGCATCTGCCGCGCATTGTGGCCGAACTGCGCAAGATTGACGCCCTGCTGTACTATGATGGCGCCAACATGAACGCCATTATGGGCAAGATGCGCGTGGGCGATGTGGGCTTTGACGTGGTGCACCTCAACGTGCACAAAACCCTGTCCACCCCGCATGGCGGCGGCGGCCCCGGCGCTGGCCCTGTGGGCGTGAGCGAATGCCTCGTTCCCTTCCTGCCTGCTCCGCGTGTACGCAAGGGACAGGACGGAGCCTTCTATCTTGATTACGATGTGCCGCAGTCCATTGGCTACATGGGCCCCTTCTATGGCAGCTTTGGCATTATGGTAAGAGCGCTTGCCTACATGTTGCGTCTGGGAGCCGAAGGCCTCACCAGAGCTTCGGAATACGCGGTGCTTAACGCCAACTATCTGAAAAAGCGTCTGGAAAAAACTCTGGACATACCCTATGCCAACAGGCTGTGCGCCCACGAATTCGTAGCTTCGGCTCCCGAGGGCACCCGCGCTCTGGACATTGCCAAGGCCCTGCTGGACCGCGGCTTCCACGCGCCCACCATCTACTTCCCGCTGATCGTGCACGAGTGCCTTATGGCCGAACCCACGGAAACGGAAAGCAAGGAAACTCTGGACTCCTTCGTCCAAGCCCTGCAAGACATTATGCTGCAGGCCAGGAGTAATCCGCAGGCCTTGCTGGATGCTCCTGTGACCCTGCCGGCCCGTCGTATGGACGAAACCGCAGCGGCCCGTAACATGATCCTTACGGAAGACATGGGCTAA